One window of the Halobacteriovorax sp. JY17 genome contains the following:
- a CDS encoding type IV pilus twitching motility protein PilT translates to MCSDETIPDKTFTKTKKAGAEGVKIQQLFKLMVESGGSDLHLTVGTPPGLRVNGEVVRVKIPALTAVDTKRLIYQILTEEQKNELEKNLELDFSFGIKGLARFRSNVFYSKGGVAAVFRQIPSIIPDFKALRLPNVLLEMTDVTNGLVLVTGPTGSGKSTTLAALIDRLNENESGHIITLEDPVEFVHPHKSCIVNQREIGTDSLSFKNAMKSLLRQDPDIVLVGEMRDAETIEAALTIAETGHLVFGTLHTNSCVQTINRIINVFPADRQDQVRTLLSFVLQGVVSQQLLPKSFEPGRCLGMEVLVPTAAIRNLIREDKIHQIYSQMQIGQDKSGMMTMNQTIKKHVDSGLIDTETAMSYSTNPEELAKQLGVKR, encoded by the coding sequence ATGTGTAGTGATGAAACAATACCAGACAAAACGTTTACGAAAACGAAAAAGGCTGGGGCTGAAGGCGTAAAAATTCAGCAGTTATTTAAGTTAATGGTAGAGAGTGGGGGGTCAGATCTTCACTTAACAGTAGGTACTCCTCCAGGGTTGAGAGTTAACGGAGAGGTTGTACGAGTTAAAATTCCTGCATTAACAGCTGTTGATACAAAGAGGTTGATTTACCAAATCTTAACCGAAGAACAAAAGAATGAGCTTGAAAAAAATCTAGAGTTAGATTTTTCTTTTGGAATTAAGGGGTTGGCTAGATTTAGATCAAATGTATTCTACTCAAAAGGTGGAGTAGCGGCAGTGTTTAGACAGATTCCAAGTATTATTCCAGACTTTAAAGCACTTCGTTTGCCAAACGTTTTACTTGAAATGACAGATGTCACAAATGGACTTGTCCTCGTTACTGGGCCAACTGGTTCAGGTAAATCTACTACTCTTGCGGCATTAATTGATCGCTTAAATGAAAATGAATCAGGACATATTATTACATTAGAAGATCCAGTGGAATTTGTGCATCCTCATAAGAGCTGTATTGTTAACCAAAGAGAAATTGGAACAGATTCCCTTTCGTTTAAAAATGCAATGAAGTCATTACTTCGTCAGGACCCTGATATTGTTCTTGTTGGGGAGATGAGGGATGCTGAAACAATTGAAGCGGCTTTAACCATTGCGGAAACAGGTCATTTAGTTTTTGGAACACTCCATACGAATAGTTGTGTTCAAACAATTAACAGAATTATCAATGTTTTTCCTGCAGATAGGCAAGATCAAGTAAGGACACTACTTAGCTTTGTTTTACAGGGGGTCGTATCTCAGCAGTTATTACCAAAGTCTTTTGAACCTGGACGTTGTCTTGGAATGGAAGTTCTTGTACCAACTGCAGCGATTAGAAACTTAATACGTGAAGATAAGATTCATCAGATTTATTCTCAGATGCAAATCGGGCAAGATAAGTCAGGAATGATGACAATGAATCAAACAATTAAAAAGCATGTTGATTCAGGTTTAATCGATACGGAAACGGCGATGAGTTATTCAACGAATCCGGAAGAACTTGCTAAACAGTTAGGAGTAAAAAGGTAA
- a CDS encoding type II secretion system F family protein — MANWKYEGLNKDGKRVTGSVSATSEKEVRRILRNEKVRARKIIPPSILEFDLGDWMVEKGFAAPFGAKELANFTKQLSIMINAGVPILQALEIIFKSEKQPTLKKSVKNIARDVGEGQTIAEAMEKQKGFNKLYCSLVKAGEAGGILDTILNKLSTHLEKQERTKAQVKSAMMYPFIVTLVGIGVIWGMMVFVVPQFVGMLADTGQDPPWITQMVIDTSDFLGKHSMKMMGGFFVIGVLLNSFIKTPSGKVLFDKFTMKMPIFGLIIIKGNLSTFSRTLATMLGAGVSLIDSLDICIETIDNGVIAGDVKVIRKEVVQGKTLTEPLMKIDYFPDMVSQMIKVGEQTGQIDQMLEKVSDVFEEEVNELVGGMTKMIEPIIIVVLGGIIACILVAMYLPMFMSAGGAD; from the coding sequence ATGGCCAATTGGAAGTATGAAGGATTAAATAAAGATGGAAAGAGGGTTACTGGATCAGTTTCTGCTACGTCTGAAAAAGAAGTTCGAAGAATTCTTCGAAACGAAAAAGTTCGTGCACGAAAAATAATACCACCTTCGATCTTAGAGTTTGACCTTGGCGACTGGATGGTTGAAAAGGGGTTTGCTGCACCTTTTGGAGCTAAGGAACTTGCAAATTTTACAAAGCAGTTGTCTATTATGATAAATGCAGGAGTCCCTATCCTGCAGGCATTAGAAATTATTTTTAAATCAGAAAAACAACCAACTCTTAAAAAGTCTGTAAAAAATATTGCTCGAGATGTAGGTGAGGGGCAAACGATTGCAGAAGCAATGGAAAAACAAAAAGGTTTTAATAAACTTTATTGCAGTCTTGTTAAGGCCGGTGAGGCCGGAGGTATTTTAGATACAATTTTGAATAAACTCTCGACTCACCTTGAAAAACAAGAAAGAACAAAGGCACAGGTGAAATCAGCAATGATGTATCCTTTTATTGTAACTCTTGTTGGGATTGGAGTTATTTGGGGGATGATGGTCTTCGTTGTACCGCAATTTGTTGGAATGCTTGCAGATACTGGACAAGATCCTCCGTGGATCACTCAGATGGTTATTGATACGTCAGACTTTCTAGGTAAACACTCAATGAAAATGATGGGAGGTTTCTTTGTAATAGGTGTTTTGCTAAATAGCTTTATAAAAACACCTTCAGGGAAAGTTCTTTTCGATAAGTTTACTATGAAGATGCCCATCTTTGGGCTGATAATTATAAAAGGAAATTTGAGTACTTTTTCTCGAACCCTTGCGACAATGTTAGGTGCCGGAGTTTCCTTAATTGATTCCTTAGATATTTGTATTGAAACGATTGATAATGGTGTTATTGCTGGAGATGTAAAAGTTATTAGAAAAGAGGTCGTACAAGGGAAGACTTTAACAGAGCCCTTAATGAAGATTGATTACTTTCCTGACATGGTTTCTCAAATGATTAAAGTTGGGGAGCAAACAGGACAAATTGATCAAATGTTAGAAAAGGTCTCAGATGTCTTCGAAGAGGAAGTCAATGAACTTGTTGGCGGTATGACTAAGATGATAGAGCCAATTATTATTGTCGTCTTAGGTGGTATCATTGCGTGTATTTTAGTCGCCATGTATTTACCGATGTTTATGAGTGCCGGAGGTGCAGATTAA
- a CDS encoding type II secretion system protein, whose translation MKSFKNEEGFTLVELMVVVAIIGILSAVAIPNFKKYQAKTKTSEAKLQLSSIYSAETALQSDFDAYASCLADAGYLAPKGGNYYAVGFAAADTGGITTVTSNSGTCIGGAGNTGGPANKTVAGKKAVDANMGFTIVKTTAGLSQTTNSVEADGLGFVAGAVGYIDSDKAKANVADIWAIDENKNLVHDVIGY comes from the coding sequence ATGAAAAGCTTTAAAAACGAAGAAGGTTTCACACTTGTGGAGCTAATGGTTGTGGTTGCGATTATTGGTATTTTATCAGCGGTAGCAATTCCAAACTTTAAGAAGTATCAAGCAAAAACAAAAACATCGGAAGCAAAGTTACAACTTTCTTCTATTTACTCTGCAGAGACAGCTCTTCAGTCAGACTTTGATGCCTATGCTTCATGTTTGGCGGATGCAGGTTATCTTGCTCCGAAAGGGGGAAACTATTACGCAGTAGGTTTTGCAGCAGCTGATACTGGTGGTATCACAACTGTAACTTCAAACAGTGGTACATGTATTGGTGGAGCTGGGAATACTGGAGGACCTGCGAATAAGACTGTGGCAGGTAAGAAAGCAGTTGATGCAAACATGGGATTCACAATTGTTAAGACAACTGCGGGTTTATCTCAAACGACAAACTCTGTGGAAGCAGACGGTCTAGGTTTTGTAGCCGGTGCTGTTGGTTATATTGATTCAGACAAAGCAAAAGCAAACGTTGCAGATATCTGGGCAATCGACGAAAACAAGAACCTTGTCCACGATGTTATTGGTTATTAA
- a CDS encoding ABC transporter ATP-binding protein, whose amino-acid sequence MFEVKDIKKSYKSDFWSRSFEALSNVSFSIEKGQIVGFLGANGAGKTTLIKIMMEFSKADSGSIYFFDKKNFQEISKKVGYLPERPYFYPHLTGQEMIELMGALCDLSHSEILNSIEKYGHRLKIHFALNRKIKGYSKGMLQRLGMLCTLIHNPSLIILDEPLSGLDPQGRKDIKDLLVELSNEGKTIFFSSHIVSDVEEVCEKVIVLEKGVIVYEGNISELIERNSNTNLLISVSSKAECLDKLSESFFSKNSITTYCVLDSKKNEFLKMALDKKIEILKLSKNSPTLEEVVYKTGQNV is encoded by the coding sequence ATGTTTGAAGTAAAAGATATTAAAAAGAGCTATAAATCTGACTTTTGGTCTAGATCCTTTGAGGCCTTGTCTAATGTTTCATTCTCTATAGAAAAGGGACAGATCGTTGGATTTTTAGGAGCAAACGGCGCAGGAAAGACTACATTAATTAAAATAATGATGGAATTTTCAAAGGCGGATAGTGGATCAATTTACTTCTTTGATAAAAAGAACTTTCAAGAAATCTCAAAAAAAGTAGGCTACTTACCTGAGAGGCCATATTTCTACCCACATTTAACTGGTCAGGAAATGATAGAACTCATGGGGGCTCTTTGCGATTTAAGTCATAGTGAAATCTTAAATAGCATTGAAAAGTATGGTCATAGACTAAAGATTCATTTTGCATTAAATAGAAAAATTAAAGGTTATTCAAAGGGAATGCTGCAGAGATTGGGGATGCTTTGTACTCTTATACATAATCCTAGCCTAATTATTTTAGATGAACCTCTTTCGGGATTAGATCCTCAGGGGCGAAAGGATATTAAAGATTTATTGGTCGAATTATCGAATGAAGGAAAGACGATTTTCTTTTCGAGCCATATTGTATCTGATGTTGAAGAGGTCTGTGAAAAGGTAATTGTTCTTGAAAAAGGAGTAATTGTTTACGAAGGAAATATATCTGAACTAATTGAGAGAAATAGTAACACTAACCTATTAATCTCTGTTAGCTCCAAAGCGGAGTGTTTGGACAAACTTTCAGAATCATTCTTTTCGAAAAATAGCATAACTACTTATTGTGTATTAGACAGCAAAAAGAATGAATTCCTGAAAATGGCTTTAGATAAAAAAATAGAAATTTTAAAACTATCTAAAAACAGTCCTACACTTGAAGAGGTTGTCTATAAAACAGGGCAGAATGTATGA